A genomic window from Streptomyces mirabilis includes:
- a CDS encoding Gfo/Idh/MocA family oxidoreductase: MSNSTESAPNRPATPFEGRRIRAAVIGTGAIARGSHVPALARLAEEGETEIVAAVDIAEDAVQKFCAEAGIPHAYTDLDRMLEEQRPDLVAICTPPTLHRDQTVAALRAGAWVWCEKPPVLTLADFDAVEAEEGTDGGPYAAIVFQHRFGSGSRHVRRLIAERTMGRPLVAHCQTTWYRNAEYYAVPWRGRWESEGGGPAMGHGIHQMDLLLDLMGPWSEVRAMAGRLVHDVETEDVSTALVRFESGALATIVNSVLSPDEVSRIRIDCERATVELTHLYGHSNDNWRITPAPDVSDEDVAAWRDFGTDLPSSHLEQLRELVASMRAGERPRSSGADGRTSLELITALYKSAFTDTTVRAGEVGPGDPFYTALHGGAPGWAPPAASAGESTSTVSQEVSA; encoded by the coding sequence ATGAGTAACAGCACCGAGTCCGCCCCCAACCGTCCCGCGACCCCGTTCGAGGGCCGCCGTATCCGGGCCGCCGTCATCGGTACGGGCGCCATCGCGCGCGGGAGCCATGTTCCCGCGCTCGCCCGGCTCGCCGAGGAGGGCGAGACGGAGATCGTCGCCGCGGTCGACATCGCGGAGGACGCCGTCCAGAAGTTCTGCGCCGAGGCGGGCATCCCGCACGCGTACACCGATCTGGACCGCATGCTGGAGGAGCAGCGGCCGGACCTGGTCGCGATCTGCACCCCGCCGACCCTGCACCGCGACCAGACCGTCGCCGCGCTGCGCGCCGGAGCCTGGGTCTGGTGCGAGAAGCCGCCGGTCCTGACGCTCGCCGACTTCGACGCCGTCGAGGCGGAGGAGGGGACGGACGGGGGCCCGTACGCGGCCATCGTCTTCCAGCACCGGTTCGGCTCCGGGTCCCGGCACGTGCGGCGCCTCATCGCCGAGCGGACCATGGGCCGCCCGCTCGTCGCGCACTGCCAGACCACCTGGTACCGCAACGCCGAGTACTACGCCGTGCCCTGGCGCGGGCGCTGGGAGTCCGAGGGCGGCGGGCCCGCGATGGGACACGGCATCCATCAGATGGACCTGCTCCTGGACCTGATGGGGCCGTGGAGCGAGGTGCGGGCGATGGCCGGGCGCCTGGTGCACGACGTGGAGACGGAGGACGTCTCGACCGCCCTCGTCCGCTTCGAGAGCGGCGCGCTGGCCACGATCGTCAACAGCGTCCTGAGCCCGGACGAGGTGAGCCGCATCCGCATCGACTGCGAACGCGCCACCGTCGAGCTCACGCACCTCTACGGCCACAGTAACGACAACTGGCGGATCACCCCGGCCCCCGACGTGTCCGACGAGGACGTGGCGGCCTGGCGTGACTTCGGTACGGACCTGCCCAGCTCGCATCTGGAGCAGCTGCGGGAGCTGGTCGCGAGCATGCGCGCGGGTGAGCGGCCGCGCAGCAGCGGCGCCGACGGGCGTACGAGTCTGGAACTGATCACCGCGCTCTACAAGTCGGCGTTCACGGACACGACCGTCCGCGCCGGGGAGGTCGGGCCCGGGGACCCGTTCTACACGGCCCTGCACGGGGGCGCGCCGGGCTGGGCGCCGCCCGCCGCGTCCGCCGGCGAGTCCACGTCCACCGTGAGCCAGGAGGTGTCGGCATGA
- a CDS encoding undecaprenyl-diphosphate phosphatase translates to MSWFESLILGLVQGLTEFLPVSSSAHLRLTAAFSGWEDPGAAFTAITQLGTETAVLIYFRKDVGRILAAWFRSLTNQEMRRNHDAQMGWLVIVGSIPIGVLGLTLKDQIEGPFRDLRITATMLIVMGVVIGIADRLAARDETGGKHRAPKQRKALEDLNVKDGLLYGLCQAMALIPGVSRSGATISGGLFMGYTRAAAARYSFLLAMPAVLASGAFEVKDATANGHVAWGPTIFATVIAFAVGYAVIAWFMRFISHKSFMPFVWYRIALGIVIIALVSAGGLSPHAAESAG, encoded by the coding sequence ATGTCTTGGTTTGAATCCCTCATCCTCGGACTCGTCCAGGGGCTGACCGAATTCCTTCCCGTCTCCTCCAGTGCGCATCTGCGCCTGACGGCGGCGTTCTCCGGCTGGGAGGACCCCGGAGCGGCCTTCACCGCGATCACCCAGCTCGGCACGGAGACGGCGGTACTGATCTACTTCCGCAAGGATGTCGGCCGGATCCTCGCCGCGTGGTTCCGCTCGCTCACGAACCAGGAGATGCGCCGGAACCACGACGCCCAGATGGGCTGGCTGGTCATCGTCGGCTCCATACCCATCGGCGTGCTCGGCCTGACACTCAAGGACCAGATCGAGGGCCCGTTCCGCGATCTGCGGATCACCGCGACGATGCTCATCGTCATGGGCGTGGTCATCGGCATCGCCGACCGGCTCGCGGCGCGTGACGAGACCGGCGGGAAGCACCGGGCACCCAAGCAGCGCAAGGCCCTCGAGGACCTGAACGTCAAGGACGGCCTGCTGTACGGCCTCTGCCAGGCGATGGCCCTGATCCCCGGCGTCTCCCGGTCCGGCGCGACCATCAGCGGCGGCCTCTTCATGGGCTACACCCGCGCCGCGGCGGCCCGCTACTCCTTCCTCCTCGCCATGCCGGCCGTGCTCGCCTCGGGCGCCTTCGAGGTCAAGGACGCCACCGCGAACGGCCATGTGGCGTGGGGGCCGACCATCTTCGCGACGGTGATCGCCTTCGCGGTCGGTTACGCGGTAATTGCGTGGTTTATGCGATTCATCTCGCACAAGAGCTTCATGCCGTTCGTCTGGTACCGGATCGCGCTCGGCATCGTCATCATCGCGCTGGTCTCGGCCGGCGGCCTGAGCCCGCACGCGGCCGAGTCCGCGGGCTGA
- a CDS encoding carboxymuconolactone decarboxylase family protein, whose protein sequence is MRQRIDGVTPPYEPETDRALHRWMPPGVARDPLMLFKVLERHPELASRMRALGAGLLVHGRLSDADRELVIARVAARAGCAYEWGVHMATYAEAAGLTPRQVTLTATGGPDHPAWSGRQAALLRAVDELHDTARVGDAAWSGLREHLDEPEVLELLVLAGWYRTIAYVANGARIEPEPWALALPGTDRSGA, encoded by the coding sequence ATGAGGCAGCGCATCGACGGCGTCACGCCGCCCTACGAGCCCGAGACCGACCGCGCGTTGCACCGGTGGATGCCGCCCGGTGTCGCCCGCGATCCCCTGATGCTGTTCAAGGTGCTGGAGCGCCACCCGGAGCTGGCCTCACGCATGCGGGCACTGGGCGCGGGCCTCCTCGTCCACGGCCGACTGAGCGACGCCGACCGAGAACTCGTCATCGCCCGCGTCGCCGCCCGCGCCGGGTGCGCGTACGAGTGGGGTGTCCACATGGCGACGTACGCCGAGGCGGCCGGACTCACCCCGCGGCAGGTGACGCTCACGGCGACCGGCGGACCCGACCATCCGGCCTGGTCCGGGCGGCAGGCGGCGCTGCTCCGTGCCGTCGACGAACTGCACGACACGGCCCGGGTGGGCGACGCCGCCTGGAGCGGACTGCGGGAGCATCTCGACGAGCCCGAAGTCCTCGAACTGCTGGTCCTCGCGGGCTGGTACCGCACGATCGCGTACGTCGCCAACGGTGCGCGGATCGAACCGGAACCCTGGGCGCTCGCCCTGCCGGGGACGGACCGCTCGGGCGCCTGA
- a CDS encoding winged helix-turn-helix transcriptional regulator, which translates to MGTTPAPNDSTSGVPRRGDPGPGGPFEGTGTSAPGGSVQGAGIPAPGSSGHAPEALGPGFPTSGTTAPGTPVPAIPTPGRPVRGSAGGRPVMAALDLLGRRWTLRVIWELHVDGAPIGFRDLQRRCDDMSSSVLSTRLTELREAGIAASTSTAAQPAWHLTSLGDDLVTAMGPLLDWSRAWAERR; encoded by the coding sequence TTGGGCACGACACCCGCGCCGAACGATTCGACGTCCGGCGTTCCGCGACGGGGCGATCCGGGCCCCGGCGGCCCTTTCGAGGGCACGGGCACCTCGGCTCCCGGCGGCTCCGTTCAGGGCGCGGGCATCCCGGCACCCGGCAGCAGTGGTCACGCACCGGAAGCCCTTGGTCCCGGCTTCCCCACGTCTGGCACCACCGCCCCCGGCACCCCCGTCCCCGCCATTCCCACACCCGGCCGCCCCGTGCGCGGCTCGGCCGGCGGTCGCCCCGTCATGGCGGCGCTGGATCTGCTCGGCCGACGCTGGACACTGCGGGTCATCTGGGAACTCCACGTCGACGGCGCCCCGATCGGCTTCCGGGACCTCCAGCGCCGCTGCGACGACATGTCGTCCAGCGTCCTGTCCACGCGCCTCACGGAACTGCGCGAGGCAGGCATCGCCGCGTCGACTTCGACGGCGGCGCAGCCGGCGTGGCATCTCACCTCCCTCGGCGACGACCTGGTCACCGCGATGGGGCCGCTGCTGGACTGGTCCCGCGCCTGGGCCGAGCGGCGCTGA
- a CDS encoding DUF1877 domain-containing protein — MALIQEFARATPEYLARCRGSAVDSPGAAPHRDPPPDDVLDTDWALWGLLRYRRGTARWAPLHTALDRALSGDDIGFLDHDEVYDGCTAPPRLPAPAAVDEITRALLAADIDQVLAGLPDAPAAAASAVGFQGFRGDCASTWSSTSSRCVPSSRALNSGAGASSYGSTEPVRVAPRRP; from the coding sequence ATGGCCCTGATCCAGGAGTTCGCCCGAGCCACTCCGGAGTACTTGGCACGGTGTCGCGGGTCGGCCGTCGACTCCCCCGGCGCCGCCCCTCATCGGGACCCTCCGCCCGACGACGTCCTGGACACCGACTGGGCGTTGTGGGGCCTGCTCCGGTACCGCCGCGGGACGGCACGCTGGGCACCCCTCCACACCGCTCTCGACCGGGCGCTGTCCGGCGACGACATCGGCTTCCTGGACCACGACGAGGTGTACGACGGTTGCACCGCCCCGCCCCGTCTGCCGGCTCCGGCCGCGGTCGACGAGATCACCCGTGCCCTGCTCGCAGCGGACATCGACCAGGTCCTCGCGGGCCTGCCGGACGCCCCCGCGGCAGCGGCCTCGGCCGTCGGATTCCAGGGATTCCGGGGTGACTGCGCGTCTACCTGGTCGAGCACTTCCTCACGCTGTGTGCCTTCTTCTCGGGCGCTCAACTCCGGGGCCGGTGCGTCATCGTATGGATCGACCGAGCCCGTTCGCGTCGCTCCGCGTCGGCCGTGA
- a CDS encoding SDR family NAD(P)-dependent oxidoreductase: MTRHVTVVTGGSRGIGAATCARLAADGHDVAVGYVRDGAAAEWTASAVRAAGARCVTVRVDTSDEDDVERLFDTAADRLGPVTGLVNNAGVTGPLGRLADTDPADLRRVVDVNLLGTLLCSRRAARSMAAWGSGVIVNVSSAAATLGSPGDFVHYAATKAAVDALTVGLAKELGPDGIRVNAVAPGMIATEMHATSGDPGRAERAASSIPLRRVGQAEEVAAAIAWLMSPDASYTTGAVLRVSGGR, encoded by the coding sequence ATGACACGCCATGTCACCGTCGTCACGGGCGGCAGCCGGGGGATCGGTGCCGCGACGTGCGCGCGTCTCGCGGCGGACGGACACGACGTGGCGGTGGGGTACGTGCGCGACGGCGCCGCCGCGGAGTGGACCGCGAGCGCCGTCCGCGCGGCCGGGGCCCGCTGCGTCACGGTACGCGTGGACACCTCCGACGAGGACGACGTCGAGCGGCTCTTCGACACGGCGGCGGACCGGCTCGGGCCGGTGACGGGATTGGTGAACAACGCCGGTGTGACCGGTCCGCTGGGCAGGCTCGCGGACACCGACCCCGCCGATCTACGGCGTGTGGTGGACGTCAACCTGCTGGGCACGCTGCTGTGTTCGCGGCGGGCCGCCCGGTCCATGGCGGCCTGGGGGAGCGGCGTCATCGTCAATGTGTCCTCGGCGGCGGCCACACTCGGCAGCCCCGGTGACTTCGTCCACTACGCGGCCACCAAGGCCGCCGTCGACGCCCTGACGGTGGGCCTCGCCAAGGAACTCGGCCCGGACGGCATCCGCGTCAACGCGGTCGCACCCGGCATGATCGCCACGGAGATGCACGCCACCAGCGGAGATCCGGGCCGCGCCGAGCGCGCCGCCTCGTCGATTCCGCTGCGTCGCGTCGGTCAGGCCGAGGAAGTCGCCGCGGCCATCGCGTGGTTGATGTCGCCCGATGCGTCGTACACGACGGGGGCGGTGTTGCGGGTGTCCGGGGGACGGTGA
- a CDS encoding maltokinase N-terminal cap-like domain-containing protein, which produces MAVIYKTTMTPSKLELLAAWLPGQPWYIGAASEPHLTKAGGFRLDDPQGEVGIEFMVVTDNSGERPRSYHVPLSYRGAPLDGADRALIGTSEHGVLGRRWVYDGTHDPVLVAQLLDLLQGRAEPQAQSETDTPAPSVTSHFTGAGFSTVIASAAVDDRQHGTAIMVETKEEAGPHGRSAGAVTIDVMRVLRSDSQAARSHAARSARGHVVADWRAKNGDESRGLFVVLRDTAR; this is translated from the coding sequence ATGGCTGTGATCTACAAGACCACGATGACGCCCAGCAAGCTGGAACTCCTCGCCGCCTGGCTTCCCGGGCAGCCGTGGTACATCGGCGCGGCGAGTGAGCCGCACCTGACCAAGGCCGGTGGGTTCCGGCTCGATGATCCTCAAGGGGAGGTGGGAATCGAGTTCATGGTGGTCACGGACAACTCCGGCGAGCGACCGCGCTCCTACCACGTGCCGCTCAGCTACCGTGGGGCGCCGCTCGACGGAGCCGATCGGGCGCTCATCGGCACGTCCGAGCACGGGGTGTTGGGACGGCGGTGGGTGTACGACGGGACCCATGACCCGGTCCTCGTCGCTCAACTGCTCGATCTCCTCCAGGGCCGCGCCGAACCGCAGGCGCAGAGCGAGACCGACACTCCCGCCCCGTCCGTCACCAGCCACTTCACTGGAGCCGGCTTCTCCACCGTGATCGCGTCGGCAGCCGTCGACGACCGGCAGCACGGCACCGCCATCATGGTGGAAACCAAGGAGGAAGCCGGGCCGCACGGTCGGTCGGCGGGCGCCGTGACCATCGACGTCATGCGCGTCCTCCGGTCCGACTCGCAGGCTGCCCGGTCCCATGCGGCCCGGTCGGCCCGAGGACATGTCGTCGCCGACTGGCGGGCGAAGAACGGCGACGAGAGCCGCGGCCTGTTCGTCGTCCTGCGCGACACGGCGCGTTGA
- a CDS encoding LLM class flavin-dependent oxidoreductase produces the protein MITVPLSALEVAMVQAGAGAADTLRDTTEFARRLEDLGYLRLWYAEHHHSPAIGAFPPVVLTAHAAALTSSIRLGSGGVLAPHHAPIMLAEQFGTLSALHAGRIDLGIGRGPGTFDDSTARALRRGAGPTTDDEYRDDVSSTLRFLVDEVALSPLPEPWLLSSSTAGAALAAELGLPIAFAHHIRPDNTLAALGHYRERFSPSRWCARPRVLICVETVCAETDEEAARLAGPMGVVKAGLLKGRGDLPFPTPEEAAAHSFTAEEARVLTSFRVHQAHGSPETVAKHLTDLADLTGADELMLVTPVYALADRLRSYELVKRHVMEEPRADGRRS, from the coding sequence ATGATCACCGTACCGCTCAGCGCGCTCGAAGTGGCCATGGTCCAAGCGGGCGCCGGAGCCGCAGACACGTTACGAGACACCACCGAGTTCGCCCGGCGCCTGGAAGACCTCGGTTACCTGCGACTCTGGTACGCCGAGCATCACCATTCCCCGGCCATCGGAGCGTTCCCGCCCGTCGTCCTGACCGCCCACGCGGCCGCGTTGACGTCGTCCATCCGTCTCGGCTCCGGGGGCGTTCTCGCTCCGCACCACGCCCCGATCATGCTGGCGGAGCAATTCGGCACGCTGTCCGCACTGCACGCGGGCCGGATCGACCTGGGCATCGGCCGCGGCCCGGGTACCTTCGACGATTCCACGGCGCGGGCCCTGCGCCGCGGGGCCGGTCCGACAACGGACGACGAGTACCGCGACGACGTGTCCTCGACTCTGCGTTTCCTGGTGGACGAAGTCGCGCTCAGCCCGCTCCCGGAGCCGTGGCTGCTCTCATCGAGCACGGCGGGCGCCGCGCTCGCCGCGGAACTCGGGCTGCCGATCGCCTTCGCCCATCACATTCGTCCCGACAACACCCTGGCCGCGCTCGGCCACTACCGCGAGCGTTTCTCCCCCTCCCGCTGGTGCGCTCGCCCGCGCGTGCTGATCTGCGTGGAAACGGTATGCGCCGAGACCGATGAGGAGGCGGCCCGGCTGGCCGGCCCGATGGGCGTCGTCAAGGCCGGACTCCTCAAGGGGCGAGGCGACCTTCCCTTCCCCACGCCCGAAGAGGCGGCGGCCCACTCGTTCACCGCGGAAGAAGCGCGCGTGCTGACGAGCTTCCGTGTCCATCAGGCACACGGCTCACCCGAGACCGTCGCGAAGCACCTGACGGACCTGGCGGACCTGACGGGTGCCGACGAACTCATGCTGGTGACGCCCGTCTACGCCTTGGCCGACCGACTGAGGTCGTACGAACTCGTCAAGCGGCACGTCATGGAGGAACCTCGTGCCGACGGGCGACGTTCATGA
- a CDS encoding nuclear transport factor 2 family protein, with the protein MTQRVELATVMDRFAVDGLVTEYAVAVDDGDWEAYRRLFAPDGRADYRSAGGIEGGADEVAGWLARSMELFPMRQHLIVNRRLRFGALDQETGDTARVQADYINPMRFAGHDGGSTAPDFVCGGRYAFELVRTDLGWRLREVVVQEKWRRAPQPGREPAAT; encoded by the coding sequence ATGACGCAGCGTGTAGAGCTCGCGACCGTGATGGACCGATTCGCCGTGGACGGACTCGTGACCGAGTACGCGGTGGCCGTCGACGACGGCGACTGGGAGGCGTACCGGAGGCTGTTCGCACCGGACGGACGCGCCGACTACCGCTCGGCCGGCGGGATCGAGGGCGGCGCCGACGAGGTCGCGGGATGGCTCGCGCGGAGCATGGAGCTCTTCCCCATGCGCCAGCATCTGATCGTGAACCGGCGGCTGCGGTTCGGGGCGCTGGACCAGGAAACGGGCGACACGGCCCGGGTCCAGGCGGACTACATCAATCCGATGCGGTTCGCGGGCCACGACGGTGGGTCCACCGCGCCCGACTTCGTGTGCGGCGGCCGGTACGCCTTCGAACTGGTGCGTACGGACCTGGGCTGGCGCCTGCGCGAGGTCGTCGTCCAGGAGAAATGGCGCCGCGCGCCCCAGCCGGGCCGGGAACCCGCCGCCACCTGA